The following are encoded in a window of Prochlorococcus marinus CUG1417 genomic DNA:
- a CDS encoding CYTH domain-containing protein has product MAFEIERRFLIKNDNWKEFINKKVYIEQGYFSKSLDGWITRVRLIGKNSKITLKKHIKGFTNFEFEYSIPRSDAETIMSNLSNTIKKDRYFLEIEKKSWIIDCFKENNYPLEIAEIELSDEEEDLLLPSFISREITGLTDYSNFSLANNPFSEWKEEYLKTLKSD; this is encoded by the coding sequence ATGGCCTTTGAGATAGAAAGAAGATTTCTTATAAAAAATGATAATTGGAAAGAATTCATAAATAAAAAAGTTTATATAGAACAAGGATATTTTTCCAAAAGTTTAGATGGTTGGATTACTAGAGTAAGACTTATAGGCAAAAACTCTAAAATTACACTTAAAAAACATATCAAGGGTTTTACCAACTTTGAATTTGAATACTCAATTCCACGAAGCGATGCTGAAACAATAATGTCAAATCTTTCAAACACAATTAAAAAAGATAGATACTTTCTAGAAATTGAAAAAAAATCTTGGATTATAGATTGCTTTAAAGAAAATAATTATCCACTTGAAATTGCAGAAATTGAACTTTCCGATGAAGAAGAGGATTTATTGCTACCATCCTTTATTTCAAGAGAAATTACTGGGCTGACAGATTACTCCAATTTCAGTCTAGCTAACAATCCTTTTTCAGAATGGAAAGAAGAATATTTAAAAACTTTAAAAAGTGACTAG
- a CDS encoding NAD(+) kinase, translating into MKLSLVLIVYRSDSSIAQEASKFCEEVLKAKNIKSNRIESNFHKDEIEKYFSNSESQPNIGIVLGGDGTFLKCANALADYDIPLLSINIGGNLGFLTQEKEFLFDKSFIEILENEEYLIDFRNRLNCNICIEGTSSEKKIIKSYNALNDFYFKSVEEDISPTNQIQIEIDNEKVNEYKGDGLIVSTTTGSTAYSMAAGGPIVHPSIDGMIINPICPMSLASRPIVIPNTSKVIIKPVKKSKGEIKLWTDGSKCMTIKKNYYCEIKKGKSPCKIIKFKKSTSYYNTLIKKLDWKGDLSPKNFKN; encoded by the coding sequence ATGAAACTTTCATTAGTGCTTATTGTATATCGTTCAGATAGTTCTATAGCTCAAGAGGCTTCAAAATTCTGTGAAGAAGTTCTTAAAGCAAAAAATATCAAATCAAACAGGATTGAAAGTAATTTTCATAAAGATGAAATTGAAAAATATTTTTCTAATTCAGAATCACAACCAAATATTGGCATAGTTCTTGGTGGAGATGGAACCTTCCTTAAATGTGCAAATGCATTAGCTGATTATGATATTCCTTTATTAAGTATTAATATTGGAGGTAATTTGGGTTTTCTTACTCAAGAGAAAGAATTTTTATTTGACAAATCTTTTATTGAAATCCTTGAAAACGAAGAATATTTAATTGACTTTCGTAATAGATTAAATTGTAATATTTGTATTGAGGGGACAAGTTCTGAAAAAAAAATCATAAAAAGCTACAACGCCTTAAATGATTTTTATTTTAAATCCGTTGAAGAAGATATTTCTCCGACCAACCAAATACAAATTGAAATAGATAATGAGAAGGTGAATGAATATAAAGGTGATGGATTGATTGTATCTACAACCACGGGTTCAACAGCCTACTCAATGGCTGCAGGAGGTCCAATAGTACATCCTAGTATAGATGGAATGATTATTAACCCTATATGCCCAATGAGTTTGGCTAGCAGACCAATCGTCATACCTAATACAAGTAAGGTAATCATTAAGCCAGTAAAAAAAAGTAAAGGGGAAATTAAATTATGGACTGACGGTTCAAAATGTATGACCATTAAGAAAAATTATTATTGTGAGATCAAGAAAGGAAAATCACCCTGCAAAATAATAAAGTTTAAAAAAAGCACAAGTTACTACAATACCTTAATAAAAAAACTAGATTGGAAAGGCGATTTGTCTCCAAAAAATTTCAAAAATTAA
- a CDS encoding methylenetetrahydrofolate reductase, translated as MKSKLQQILEKKSKVITAELMPPRGGSPIRSLKIAQLLKDKVHAVNITDGSRAVMRMCSLAMSKLLLEHGIEPVMQISCRDRNKIALQSDILGANALGIKNILCITGDSVKAGDQQDAKAVHEFESVRLLKQIQAFNKGIDPTFGELSDKKTFIFAGAAADPSCRNKRSLENRMRKKKEAGAGFIQTQMVMKKENLIEFCEQITNPLDMPVIAGVFLLKSYKNALFINKYVPGANIPENILNRLKDAKDPLQEGIKIAAEQAHDFINIADGIHLMAVKSEHLIPEIIEKADLSLEY; from the coding sequence TTGAAATCAAAACTTCAGCAGATTTTAGAAAAAAAATCCAAGGTAATTACGGCAGAGTTAATGCCGCCTAGAGGTGGAAGCCCCATAAGATCTCTTAAGATAGCACAACTTTTGAAGGATAAGGTACATGCAGTTAACATTACTGATGGAAGTAGGGCAGTAATGAGAATGTGCAGCTTGGCAATGTCCAAACTATTACTGGAACATGGAATAGAACCAGTCATGCAAATATCTTGCAGAGATCGTAATAAAATTGCTTTACAATCAGACATTCTTGGAGCAAATGCTTTAGGAATTAAAAACATTCTATGCATTACTGGTGATTCAGTAAAAGCCGGGGATCAACAAGATGCCAAGGCTGTTCATGAGTTTGAGTCAGTAAGATTACTAAAACAAATTCAAGCCTTCAATAAAGGAATTGATCCTACTTTTGGAGAACTCTCCGATAAAAAAACATTTATTTTTGCAGGTGCTGCAGCTGATCCCAGTTGCAGAAATAAAAGAAGTTTAGAAAATAGAATGAGAAAGAAAAAAGAGGCTGGGGCTGGATTTATACAAACTCAAATGGTTATGAAAAAAGAAAATTTGATAGAGTTTTGTGAACAAATTACCAACCCTCTCGACATGCCTGTAATTGCAGGTGTATTCCTATTAAAGTCTTATAAAAATGCTCTCTTTATAAACAAATACGTGCCAGGGGCAAACATCCCTGAAAATATCTTAAATCGTCTAAAAGATGCTAAAGACCCATTACAAGAAGGTATTAAAATTGCAGCTGAACAGGCTCATGATTTTATTAATATCGCAGATGGTATTCATCTAATGGCCGTAAAATCAGAGCATTTAATTCCTGAGATAATTGAAAAAGCTGATCTTAGTCTGGAATATTAA
- a CDS encoding segregation/condensation protein A — protein MLIKFLQDAAGKGDLDPWDIDVISVIDSFLEQYSQSFCSKSNSKSSYQKDLSETSEAFFAASVLVNLKAQVLESDVFKDNSSDFEDDFDLDDQDWIDQEFDIPKYPEKYLRRRSIAQPILKRTTTLGELVSQLESIAEVIETQDLLLMKRKRNKKYSDKALISQVKSLAHREKLPETTKALGKFIEGWEKALQWTDFEYLVEKWQTVVKNDLDKDRLGVFWALLFLSSENKIEIKQINYLYGPIQIKRIIPEGGLAQLPIDNLDVSKTYPSAV, from the coding sequence TTGTTGATTAAGTTTCTTCAAGACGCCGCAGGTAAAGGTGATCTTGATCCATGGGATATTGATGTAATAAGTGTAATTGATAGTTTTTTAGAGCAATATTCACAATCTTTTTGCAGCAAATCAAATAGTAAAAGTTCCTATCAAAAGGATTTATCTGAGACAAGTGAAGCATTTTTTGCTGCTTCCGTATTAGTTAATTTAAAGGCTCAAGTTTTGGAATCTGATGTTTTCAAAGACAATTCTTCCGATTTTGAAGATGATTTTGACTTGGATGATCAAGATTGGATTGACCAAGAATTTGATATACCAAAATATCCTGAAAAATATCTAAGGAGAAGATCAATAGCACAACCAATTCTCAAACGTACAACCACTCTGGGAGAACTTGTAAGCCAGTTAGAGTCTATTGCTGAAGTTATAGAAACCCAAGACCTTCTACTAATGAAGAGAAAAAGAAATAAAAAATATTCAGATAAAGCTTTAATTTCTCAAGTGAAATCATTAGCGCATCGTGAGAAACTACCGGAAACCACTAAAGCACTAGGTAAATTTATTGAAGGGTGGGAAAAAGCATTACAGTGGACAGATTTTGAATATCTAGTTGAGAAATGGCAAACTGTTGTAAAAAATGATTTAGATAAAGATCGTTTGGGGGTTTTTTGGGCCTTATTATTTTTATCATCTGAAAATAAAATTGAAATTAAACAAATTAACTACTTATATGGACCAATTCAAATTAAAAGAATAATTCCTGAAGGAGGCTTAGCTCAATTGCCCATAGATAATCTTGATGTATCTAAGACTTATCCTTCTGCTGTTTAG
- a CDS encoding NADH-quinone oxidoreductase subunit J has product MSIAITTQFICFTVLSLVVIIGALGVVLLESIVYSAFLLGGVFMSVAGLYLLLNASFVAAAQVLVYVGAVNVLIIFAIMLVNKKEDLKPINDIKSRRFISTSICLTLLSLLIRVDLTNVWSLSSPQNSIGEESTIRIGEHLFSDYLLPFEVASVLLLMAMIGAIVLARRDVMNKDISTGLPVDQELIEKSSEPLLTNKN; this is encoded by the coding sequence ATGTCAATTGCCATAACAACACAATTTATTTGTTTTACAGTTTTATCTTTAGTTGTAATTATTGGAGCACTTGGTGTTGTGTTGCTCGAAAGTATTGTTTATTCAGCATTTCTGCTTGGTGGAGTTTTCATGAGTGTTGCAGGATTATATCTTCTATTAAATGCAAGTTTTGTTGCTGCAGCTCAAGTTTTAGTATATGTGGGTGCAGTGAATGTATTAATAATTTTTGCAATAATGCTAGTCAATAAAAAAGAAGATTTAAAGCCTATTAATGACATTAAATCGAGAAGATTTATATCAACATCGATATGTTTAACCCTTCTAAGCCTCTTAATAAGAGTTGACTTGACCAATGTATGGAGCTTATCAAGTCCTCAAAACTCTATTGGAGAAGAATCAACTATTAGGATTGGTGAACATCTTTTTAGTGATTATTTACTCCCATTTGAAGTAGCTTCAGTCTTACTTTTAATGGCAATGATTGGGGCTATTGTTTTAGCTAGAAGAGATGTAATGAACAAAGATATTTCGACAGGACTACCTGTTGATCAAGAGTTAATTGAAAAATCATCAGAACCATTACTTACAAATAAAAATTAA
- the nuoK gene encoding NADH-quinone oxidoreductase subunit NuoK, translated as MNLESIPLQAFLIVSSALFCIGIWGLLNSRNAVRVLMSIELMLNAVNINLMAFSSYIDNNLIQGQVFTIFVITVAAAEAAVGLAILLSLYRNRVTVDMESFNLLKW; from the coding sequence ATGAATTTAGAATCAATTCCTCTTCAAGCTTTTTTAATAGTTTCTTCAGCACTATTTTGCATTGGTATTTGGGGATTATTAAATAGCAGAAATGCAGTCAGAGTTCTTATGAGCATTGAGTTAATGCTCAATGCGGTGAATATAAACTTGATGGCGTTTTCTTCCTATATTGATAATAATTTAATTCAGGGACAAGTTTTTACAATTTTTGTGATTACTGTTGCTGCCGCAGAAGCAGCCGTTGGATTAGCTATATTGTTATCTCTTTATAGGAATAGGGTGACTGTCGATATGGAAAGTTTTAATTTATTAAAATGGTAA
- a CDS encoding citrate synthase: protein MDSNKLILKPGLEGVPVTNSSICDIDGNKGKLLYRGYSIEELSKKSSFLETAYLLIWGQLPTAIQLRDFEQEVQMHRRLSFRVRDMMKCFPATGHPMDALQSSAASLGLFYSRRAIDDPNYIYNAVIRLIAKIPTMIAAFQLIRKGQDPIQPRDDLTYSSNFLYMLTEKEQDPIAAKVFDRCLILHAEHSLNASTFSARVTASTLTDPYAVIASAVGTLAGPLHGGANEDVIAMLEEIKIPENAGSFLDNAIKNKSKIMGFGHREYKVKDPRAIILQKLAEELFIRFGADEMYEVAKSLEAEAIPRLGPKGIFPNVDFYSGLVYRKLGIPRDLFTPIFAISRVAGWLAHWREQLGANRIFRPSQIYTGSAPRDWISLENRE, encoded by the coding sequence TTGGATAGCAACAAACTAATTTTAAAACCAGGATTAGAGGGTGTCCCAGTTACTAATTCATCCATATGTGATATTGACGGAAATAAAGGAAAATTATTGTACAGAGGCTACTCCATTGAAGAACTATCCAAAAAAAGCAGTTTTTTAGAAACTGCTTATCTATTGATTTGGGGTCAATTGCCTACTGCTATTCAACTTAGAGATTTTGAACAAGAAGTACAGATGCATCGAAGGTTAAGTTTTAGAGTGAGAGATATGATGAAATGTTTCCCTGCGACAGGTCATCCTATGGACGCTCTTCAATCTAGCGCAGCTTCTTTGGGGCTTTTCTATTCACGTAGAGCAATAGATGATCCTAATTACATTTACAACGCAGTGATAAGACTAATAGCAAAAATACCCACTATGATTGCTGCGTTTCAACTTATTAGAAAAGGACAAGACCCTATTCAACCTCGTGATGATTTAACTTACTCATCAAATTTTCTTTACATGCTGACTGAAAAAGAACAAGATCCTATAGCCGCAAAAGTTTTTGATAGGTGTTTAATTTTACATGCCGAACATAGTTTAAACGCAAGTACATTTAGCGCTAGAGTGACCGCGAGCACTCTTACAGACCCATATGCTGTCATCGCATCTGCTGTAGGAACCCTTGCTGGCCCTCTTCATGGAGGAGCAAATGAAGATGTGATTGCAATGTTAGAAGAAATCAAAATTCCAGAAAATGCTGGGTCTTTTTTAGATAATGCAATAAAAAATAAAAGTAAGATAATGGGCTTTGGCCACAGGGAATATAAAGTCAAAGATCCCAGAGCAATAATTCTTCAAAAACTTGCAGAAGAACTTTTTATTAGATTTGGAGCAGATGAAATGTATGAAGTTGCTAAATCACTTGAGGCAGAGGCAATACCAAGACTTGGACCTAAGGGTATATTCCCTAACGTGGATTTTTATTCTGGCCTTGTTTATAGAAAACTTGGTATTCCTCGTGATTTATTTACTCCAATTTTTGCCATATCCAGAGTGGCTGGTTGGTTAGCTCATTGGAGAGAGCAACTTGGAGCAAATAGAATTTTCAGACCATCGCAAATCTATACAGGTTCAGCACCAAGAGATTGGATTAGCCTAGAAAACAGAGAATAA
- the ndhI gene encoding NAD(P)H-quinone oxidoreductase subunit I, whose translation MNNFLQQINSYIKEAFNAGKYLYNGISVTFDHLRRRPVTVQYPYEKLIPSERYRGRIHYEFDKCIACEVCVRVCPINLPVVDWVMNKETKKKELRNYSIDFGVCIFCGNCVEYCPTNCLSMTEEYELATFDRHNLNFDNVALGRLPTNVTTDPSVKPLRELAYLPKGVMDPHEIPASDARVGKLPEEVYDWMRPESNENKDKVSNPNN comes from the coding sequence ATGAACAATTTCCTTCAACAAATAAATAGCTATATCAAAGAAGCATTTAATGCTGGCAAATATTTATACAATGGTATATCGGTAACTTTTGATCATCTTCGAAGAAGACCAGTTACTGTTCAATATCCATATGAAAAATTAATACCTTCTGAAAGATATAGAGGAAGGATACATTATGAATTTGATAAATGTATTGCTTGTGAAGTTTGTGTGAGAGTATGTCCCATAAATCTCCCAGTAGTTGATTGGGTAATGAATAAAGAAACCAAAAAAAAGGAACTTAGAAATTATTCAATAGATTTTGGAGTTTGTATTTTTTGCGGAAATTGTGTTGAATATTGCCCAACTAATTGTCTGTCAATGACAGAAGAATATGAATTAGCTACTTTTGACAGACACAATTTAAATTTCGATAATGTCGCACTTGGCAGATTACCCACAAATGTTACAACAGATCCTTCAGTTAAACCTCTAAGAGAACTTGCCTATCTTCCTAAAGGTGTCATGGACCCTCATGAAATCCCAGCTTCAGATGCAAGAGTTGGTAAATTACCGGAAGAAGTTTATGATTGGATGAGGCCTGAATCCAATGAAAATAAAGATAAAGTTTCTAATCCAAACAATTAA
- a CDS encoding rhodanese-like domain-containing protein produces the protein MGNYPKSIDASSLNDWFNSEKEDPVLIDVREQSELQLARFSKEFLHVPISKVSFEYVEEIFADLLDREIVVSCHAGIRSYNFCQWCLDNNIVSEIWNLEEGIDGWSRYIDPSIPRY, from the coding sequence TTGGGAAATTATCCAAAATCTATAGATGCCTCTAGTCTCAATGATTGGTTCAATTCTGAGAAAGAAGATCCAGTTTTGATTGATGTAAGAGAACAGTCAGAGCTTCAACTAGCTCGTTTCTCAAAAGAATTTCTACATGTACCAATTAGTAAAGTCTCATTTGAATACGTTGAAGAAATATTTGCTGATTTATTAGATAGAGAAATTGTAGTTAGCTGTCATGCAGGAATAAGAAGTTATAACTTTTGTCAATGGTGCTTAGATAATAATATTGTGAGCGAAATATGGAATTTGGAGGAGGGGATTGATGGATGGAGTAGATATATTGACCCATCAATTCCAAGATACTGA
- the nuoH gene encoding NADH-quinone oxidoreductase subunit NuoH, producing MEYGLDLEYSFNEFLKGFGLSSEIAHIIWLPLPMLLVLVAAVVGVLVTVWLERKISAAAQQRIGPEYAGALGVLQPIADGLKLLVKEDIIPAKADGILFTAGPILVLVPVILSWLIVPFGQNLLISNVGIGIFLWIALSSIQPIGLLMSGYASNNKYSLLGGLRAAAQSISYEIPLALSVLAIVLMTNSLSTIDIVNQQSGAGILSWNIWRQPVGFIVFWICALAECERLPFDLPEAEEELVAGYQTEYAGMKFALFYLGSYINLILSALLVSILYLGGWGFPIPVELIAKFLHLPINAPFIQVFTASIGIVMTVLKAYLLVFIAILLRWTTPRVRIDQLLDLGWKFLLPISLANLLITAGLKLAFPQFFGG from the coding sequence TTGGAATACGGATTAGATCTCGAATATAGTTTTAATGAATTCTTAAAAGGTTTTGGCCTTTCCAGCGAAATCGCTCATATAATATGGCTCCCTCTTCCTATGCTTTTGGTTTTGGTAGCGGCAGTTGTTGGCGTTTTAGTAACAGTTTGGCTTGAAAGAAAAATATCTGCTGCTGCTCAACAAAGAATAGGTCCAGAATATGCTGGAGCGCTTGGCGTCCTCCAACCAATTGCAGATGGTCTTAAGTTACTTGTCAAAGAAGATATTATTCCTGCCAAAGCGGATGGGATTCTCTTCACTGCAGGACCTATATTAGTTCTTGTCCCAGTGATTCTGTCTTGGCTAATTGTTCCTTTTGGACAAAACCTTTTAATAAGTAACGTTGGCATTGGAATTTTCCTATGGATTGCTTTAAGCAGTATTCAGCCAATTGGCCTTCTTATGAGCGGATACGCATCAAATAATAAGTATTCTTTATTAGGAGGTTTAAGAGCAGCGGCTCAATCAATAAGTTATGAAATTCCTTTAGCTTTATCCGTACTGGCTATTGTACTAATGACAAATTCTCTAAGCACTATTGACATTGTCAACCAACAAAGTGGTGCTGGAATCCTAAGTTGGAATATATGGAGACAACCAGTTGGTTTTATAGTCTTTTGGATTTGTGCTCTTGCAGAATGTGAGAGACTTCCGTTTGACTTACCCGAAGCTGAAGAAGAATTAGTTGCGGGATATCAAACTGAATATGCAGGAATGAAATTCGCATTGTTCTACCTGGGTAGTTACATTAATTTAATTCTTTCCGCTTTATTAGTATCAATACTTTATTTGGGAGGATGGGGTTTTCCTATTCCAGTTGAATTAATAGCTAAGTTTCTTCATTTACCTATTAATGCACCCTTTATTCAGGTTTTCACTGCATCAATAGGAATTGTAATGACTGTACTGAAAGCATATCTTTTAGTTTTTATTGCAATATTATTACGTTGGACAACTCCTAGAGTAAGAATTGATCAACTCTTAGATCTAGGATGGAAGTTTCTTCTGCCCATTTCTCTTGCTAATCTTTTGATAACAGCAGGATTAAAACTTGCTTTTCCGCAATTCTTTGGTGGTTAA
- a CDS encoding translation initiation factor SUI1, translating into MGKKNWIEFDNQKNKSEETAKLNTFNKRSKINISKQKKGKKGKTVTLINGLGTEDEILLKELLKKIKVFCGTGGTIIDSNIQLQGDMVSKSIEFLRKEGFHNL; encoded by the coding sequence ATGGGAAAAAAGAATTGGATCGAATTTGATAATCAAAAAAACAAATCTGAAGAAACTGCTAAGTTAAATACTTTTAATAAAAGATCAAAAATAAATATTTCAAAACAAAAAAAAGGTAAAAAAGGTAAAACTGTCACTTTAATTAATGGTTTAGGAACAGAGGATGAAATCTTATTAAAAGAATTACTAAAAAAAATTAAAGTTTTTTGTGGTACTGGAGGAACAATAATTGATAGTAATATCCAGTTACAGGGAGATATGGTATCAAAATCGATTGAGTTTCTTCGTAAAGAGGGATTTCATAATTTATGA
- a CDS encoding nucleotidyltransferase family protein, whose product MKAMILAAGKGTRVQPITHVIPKPMIPILQKPVMEFLLELLREHNFKEIMVNVSHLAEEIENYFRDGQRFGVEIAYSFEGRIEDGELIGDALGSAGGLKKIQDFQNFFDETFVVLCGDALVDLDLTQAVKKHKQKGAIASLITKKVTKDQVSSYGVVVSDENGRIKAFQEKPTVDQALSDSINTGIYLFEPEIFNYIPSAEKFDIGADLFPKLVEMNLPFFALPMDFEWVDIGKVPDYWSAIRNVLQGKVRQVQIPGKEIKPGVFTGLNVAANWENINIIGPVYIGGMTRIEDGATIIGPSMIGPSCCICEGATIDNSIIFDYSKIGKGVRLMDKLVFGKYCVGKNGDHFDLQDASLDWLIADSRRADLTEPSPQQKAMAELLGTDLINIPD is encoded by the coding sequence ATGAAGGCAATGATACTTGCGGCAGGTAAAGGTACACGTGTTCAGCCTATTACGCATGTTATTCCGAAACCGATGATTCCGATTTTGCAAAAACCTGTTATGGAGTTTCTCTTGGAACTTTTAAGAGAACATAACTTTAAGGAAATAATGGTAAATGTTTCTCATCTGGCTGAAGAAATTGAAAATTATTTTAGGGATGGGCAAAGATTTGGAGTAGAAATTGCGTATAGTTTTGAGGGAAGAATTGAAGATGGAGAATTAATAGGTGATGCTTTGGGATCCGCAGGAGGATTAAAAAAAATTCAAGATTTTCAAAATTTCTTTGATGAAACTTTTGTTGTTTTATGTGGTGATGCTTTAGTTGATTTAGATTTAACTCAAGCTGTTAAAAAACATAAGCAGAAAGGAGCTATTGCGAGCTTAATAACAAAGAAGGTAACTAAAGATCAAGTATCAAGTTATGGTGTCGTAGTTTCTGATGAAAATGGACGAATAAAGGCTTTTCAGGAAAAGCCAACAGTTGATCAAGCTTTAAGTGACTCTATAAATACAGGAATATATCTTTTCGAACCTGAAATTTTTAATTACATACCTTCAGCAGAGAAATTTGATATTGGAGCTGATCTTTTTCCTAAACTTGTTGAAATGAATTTACCATTTTTTGCATTACCAATGGATTTTGAATGGGTAGATATTGGAAAAGTTCCTGATTATTGGAGTGCTATTAGAAATGTATTACAAGGTAAGGTGAGACAAGTGCAAATACCAGGTAAGGAAATAAAACCAGGAGTTTTTACCGGTTTGAATGTAGCGGCTAACTGGGAAAATATTAATATTATCGGGCCAGTTTATATAGGAGGCATGACTAGGATCGAGGATGGAGCAACAATTATTGGCCCTTCCATGATTGGACCAAGTTGTTGTATTTGCGAGGGAGCAACTATAGATAACTCAATTATTTTTGATTATTCTAAAATCGGTAAAGGTGTAAGACTTATGGATAAGTTAGTGTTTGGTAAATATTGTGTTGGGAAAAATGGAGATCATTTTGATTTGCAAGATGCATCTTTAGATTGGTTAATAGCAGATTCAAGAAGAGCTGATTTGACTGAGCCATCACCTCAGCAGAAAGCTATGGCAGAATTATTAGGTACTGACTTGATTAATATTCCAGACTAA
- a CDS encoding helix-turn-helix domain-containing protein encodes MQMVDEEVNNIDMMGLSAREMEIIDLVADGLTNQEIAVKLTISKRTVDNHVSNMFTKTGSKNRVALLNWAMDNGKICRDGFNCCTLPDSDQD; translated from the coding sequence ATGCAAATGGTTGATGAAGAAGTAAACAACATTGATATGATGGGTCTCTCAGCAAGGGAGATGGAAATCATTGATCTCGTAGCTGATGGGCTTACAAATCAAGAAATTGCGGTAAAACTAACTATTAGTAAAAGAACTGTTGATAATCATGTAAGTAATATGTTTACAAAAACTGGTTCTAAAAACAGAGTAGCACTCTTGAATTGGGCAATGGACAACGGAAAGATTTGTAGAGATGGGTTTAATTGTTGTACACTACCAGACTCTGATCAAGATTAG
- the trpB gene encoding tryptophan synthase subunit beta, whose protein sequence is MVSTFSRKDQNYKNEDLNQPSKEGRFGQYGGQYVPETLMPALFELEKAASNAWKDKLFVKELNHLLKTYVGRETPLYEAKRLTEHYKTKQATPKIWLKREDLNHTGAHKINNALGQALLAIRMGKKRIIAETGAGQHGVATATVCARFGLKCIIYMGAEDIKRQSLNVFRMKLLGAEVKVVNSGTATLKDATSEAIRDWVSNVETTHYILGSVAGPHPFPKIVRDFHAVIGEETKKQCLESFGSLPDILLACVGGGSNAMGLFHPFVKERSVRLIGVEAAGSGVDTDKHAATITKGSVGILHGSMSLLLQDDNGQVQEAHSISAGLDYPGVGPEHSHLKDIGRAEYGSVTDQEALDALRLVSELEGIIPALETSHAFAWLDKLCPTLEKDTHIVINCSGRGDKDVNTVASSLDI, encoded by the coding sequence GTGGTAAGTACATTTTCTCGCAAAGATCAAAATTATAAAAATGAAGATTTAAATCAACCCTCCAAAGAGGGAAGATTTGGGCAATATGGTGGTCAATATGTTCCTGAAACGCTAATGCCTGCTCTTTTTGAGCTTGAAAAAGCTGCATCAAATGCATGGAAAGATAAACTTTTTGTAAAAGAATTAAATCATCTACTTAAGACTTATGTAGGCAGAGAAACACCACTTTATGAAGCCAAAAGACTTACTGAACATTACAAAACAAAACAAGCAACTCCAAAAATATGGCTTAAAAGAGAAGATTTAAATCATACTGGTGCTCACAAAATTAATAATGCCCTTGGACAAGCTTTATTAGCAATAAGGATGGGTAAAAAAAGAATAATTGCAGAAACTGGAGCAGGTCAGCATGGAGTTGCTACGGCTACTGTTTGTGCAAGATTTGGCCTGAAATGTATTATTTATATGGGTGCTGAAGATATAAAAAGGCAATCCCTTAACGTCTTCAGAATGAAACTTCTAGGAGCTGAAGTTAAAGTTGTAAATTCTGGCACTGCAACACTTAAGGATGCAACCAGTGAAGCCATTAGAGATTGGGTTTCTAATGTTGAAACGACTCACTATATTTTAGGATCAGTTGCAGGTCCACACCCTTTCCCGAAGATTGTAAGGGATTTTCATGCAGTTATAGGAGAAGAAACTAAAAAACAATGTCTGGAATCCTTTGGTTCTTTACCCGATATTTTACTTGCTTGTGTAGGTGGTGGATCAAATGCAATGGGACTTTTTCATCCTTTCGTTAAAGAAAGATCTGTACGACTAATTGGAGTTGAAGCTGCTGGAAGCGGAGTTGATACCGACAAACATGCCGCAACTATTACTAAAGGATCAGTTGGAATTTTGCATGGATCAATGAGTCTTCTTTTACAAGATGATAATGGTCAAGTACAAGAAGCTCACTCAATAAGTGCAGGTTTAGATTACCCAGGAGTAGGGCCTGAACATAGCCACTTAAAAGATATAGGTAGAGCTGAATATGGATCAGTGACAGATCAAGAGGCTTTAGATGCTTTAAGACTTGTTAGTGAACTTGAAGGAATTATTCCGGCGCTTGAAACGTCCCATGCCTTCGCTTGGTTGGATAAATTATGCCCTACTCTTGAAAAAGATACTCATATAGTTATCAACTGTTCTGGAAGAGGTGATAAAGATGTTAATACTGTTGCTTCTTCATTAGATATTTAA